A genomic stretch from Planctomycetaceae bacterium includes:
- a CDS encoding zf-TFIIB domain-containing protein, translating to MDCPVCKNPMIVLELDRVEIDHCVQCGGIWLDSGELEQLFEDEKQAESLINSFKTREGVKENLRPCPICGKNMEKAAASSSIIIDRCTKHHGIWFDNNELKTILTNNFFGQENKVMQLLSGMFSKRKG from the coding sequence ATGGATTGTCCTGTCTGTAAAAATCCGATGATTGTGCTTGAACTCGACCGCGTTGAAATCGACCACTGCGTCCAATGCGGCGGCATCTGGTTAGACAGCGGGGAACTTGAGCAGTTGTTTGAGGATGAAAAACAGGCCGAATCGCTAATCAATTCCTTCAAGACAAGAGAGGGCGTTAAGGAAAATCTGCGGCCTTGTCCGATTTGCGGCAAAAATATGGAAAAAGCCGCCGCGTCGAGTTCTATTATTATCGACCGATGCACCAAACATCATGGGATTTGGTTCGACAATAATGAATTAAAAACTATCCTGACGAATAACTTCTTCGGGCAGGAAAACAAAGTTATGCAATTACTTTCAGGAATGTTTTCAAAAAGAAAGGGATAA
- a CDS encoding galactose mutarotase: MTVEKGIFGNIDKNKSVEYFVLKNKSGMEAKVITLGATLVSLTAADKNGKFADVVLGYDDAASYMDNSCYFGCTVGRIANRIKDAKFKLDGREYKLTVNSGKNQLHGGIVGFGRVLWKAEPFAEGNGGQGVLFKYSSPDGEEGYPGNLDVKVTYTLTDDNELKIEYVAVTDKTTVVNLTNHSYFNLAGHNSGRDILSHQLQINSDTITESDSDLIATGKLAKVENTAYDFRKPKALGADIKKLDNGYDINYVLIKKSLAELSFTAKAVEPNSGRVMEIYTTEPGVQLYTGNFLDGIKGKGGAVYNKQTAFCLETQHYADSPNKPEFPSVVLRPGETYRHLTVHKFSVQ, encoded by the coding sequence ATGACAGTTGAAAAAGGAATTTTCGGCAATATCGATAAAAACAAATCTGTCGAATATTTTGTTCTGAAAAATAAGTCCGGAATGGAAGCGAAAGTGATTACGCTGGGCGCAACGCTTGTTTCGCTGACGGCGGCGGATAAAAACGGTAAATTCGCGGATGTCGTTCTTGGCTATGACGATGCGGCAAGCTATATGGATAATTCCTGCTACTTCGGTTGTACGGTCGGCAGAATCGCCAACAGAATTAAAGACGCCAAATTCAAACTTGACGGCAGAGAATATAAACTTACGGTAAACAGCGGCAAAAACCAACTGCATGGCGGAATCGTCGGCTTCGGCAGGGTCTTATGGAAAGCCGAGCCGTTCGCCGAAGGTAACGGCGGACAGGGCGTTTTGTTCAAATACTCAAGTCCGGACGGCGAAGAAGGGTATCCGGGCAATCTCGACGTTAAAGTAACTTATACGCTGACTGACGATAACGAACTAAAAATAGAATACGTTGCTGTTACAGATAAAACGACCGTTGTAAATCTTACGAATCATTCCTATTTCAATCTGGCAGGGCATAACAGCGGGCGTGATATCCTTTCACATCAATTGCAGATTAATTCCGATACTATTACCGAATCAGACAGCGATTTAATCGCTACCGGCAAACTGGCGAAGGTCGAAAATACCGCTTACGACTTCAGAAAGCCAAAAGCTCTCGGTGCTGATATCAAAAAATTAGATAACGGTTACGATATTAATTATGTTCTAATCAAAAAATCGCTTGCGGAACTTTCTTTCACGGCGAAAGCTGTCGAGCCAAACAGCGGCAGAGTTATGGAAATTTATACGACAGAGCCTGGTGTTCAGTTGTATACCGGAAATTTCCTTGATGGAATCAAAGGCAAAGGCGGTGCTGTTTATAATAAGCAAACGGCGTTCTGTCTTGAGACGCAGCATTATGCGGATTCGCCGAACAAGCCGGAATTTCCATCGGTTGTTCTTCGGCCGGGCGAAACTTACAGACACTTAACGGTTCATAAATTTTCTGTTCAATAA
- a CDS encoding LemA family protein, which yields MGIGVLILIAVVVVVIFFVIGAYNSLVQLRNRVANAWAQIDVQLKRRHDLIPNLVETAKGYMQHERGTLEAVTNARSQAMGAKSVGDMAKAEGVLGQALSKFLLTVEAYPDLKANQNFLALQEELSSTENKIAFSRQAYNDQVLFYNNKIQMFPSNIIAGMFNFAQKEFFQIENPEEKAVPKVSF from the coding sequence ATGGGAATTGGAGTTTTAATATTAATTGCGGTTGTCGTTGTGGTGATATTCTTTGTCATCGGAGCGTATAACAGTCTCGTTCAGCTTCGCAACAGAGTTGCTAACGCTTGGGCGCAAATCGATGTTCAGCTCAAACGCAGGCACGACCTGATTCCGAATCTTGTCGAAACCGCCAAAGGCTATATGCAGCACGAACGCGGAACTCTCGAAGCTGTAACTAACGCACGCAGCCAGGCGATGGGAGCCAAAAGCGTAGGCGATATGGCCAAAGCCGAAGGTGTGCTCGGACAGGCTTTGAGCAAGTTCCTGCTGACGGTCGAAGCGTATCCGGATTTGAAGGCAAATCAGAATTTTCTCGCTTTGCAGGAAGAACTTTCCAGCACTGAAAACAAAATCGCTTTCTCCCGGCAGGCTTATAACGACCAGGTTCTGTTCTATAATAATAAGATTCAGATGTTCCCATCCAATATTATCGCGGGAATGTTTAATTTTGCTCAAAAAGAATTTTTCCAAATTGAAAATCCGGAAGAAAAAGCAGTACCAAAAGTCAGTTTCTAA
- a CDS encoding M48 family metallopeptidase: MWEQIQANKRNSLLLIVLMAVVLGGLGWLIGMSVSPAPYSGAFGLGIALCVWMILAMVSFSSGDAIFLAASKAVPVTKDVHPQLFNVVEEMAISAQLPMPKVYIINDPAPNAFATGRNPQNASLAVTAGLLGRLNRDELQGVVGHEMSHILNRDILFVTVAGVMLGAITIISEVFLRSMFYSSLGSSRYSSRGRGKGDGGQAIMMIIALVAAILAPIMATLLYFALSRRREYLADASAARLTRYPEGLASALEKISQNTVPLASANKVTAPMYIVNPLQQAGMKLSDLTSTHPPISERVKILRGMSGASFADYSDAFKKTTRHSTPIPSSSLKQETVEIRPASEQGPVSAKGQHRNIGDIMFKTSGFKFVNCNCGLRMKIPPNFKADTVQCPRCGTTHTI, translated from the coding sequence ATGTGGGAACAGATACAGGCAAATAAAAGAAATTCGCTGCTGCTGATAGTTTTGATGGCAGTTGTGCTCGGCGGTCTTGGCTGGCTAATTGGTATGTCGGTTTCGCCTGCGCCTTATTCTGGCGCGTTCGGGCTTGGCATCGCTCTTTGCGTTTGGATGATTCTGGCGATGGTCAGCTTCTCCAGCGGCGACGCGATATTTCTGGCCGCCAGCAAAGCAGTGCCGGTAACAAAAGACGTGCATCCGCAGCTATTCAACGTTGTCGAAGAAATGGCAATCTCCGCACAGCTTCCTATGCCGAAGGTTTACATCATTAACGACCCCGCTCCGAATGCCTTTGCAACAGGCCGAAATCCGCAAAACGCATCGCTGGCTGTTACGGCAGGTTTACTCGGCAGGCTCAATCGCGACGAATTGCAGGGCGTCGTCGGGCACGAAATGAGTCATATTCTCAATCGCGATATTCTTTTCGTGACTGTCGCGGGCGTTATGCTCGGTGCGATAACGATAATTTCCGAAGTTTTTCTGCGAAGTATGTTTTACAGTTCGCTGGGCTCCAGCAGATACTCATCTCGCGGCAGAGGCAAAGGCGACGGCGGGCAGGCGATAATGATGATTATCGCGTTGGTCGCAGCAATTCTTGCTCCGATTATGGCGACGCTTTTATATTTTGCTCTTTCACGAAGACGTGAATATTTGGCAGATGCGAGTGCGGCAAGATTGACACGCTATCCGGAAGGGCTTGCAAGTGCTCTTGAGAAAATTTCGCAAAATACCGTTCCGCTTGCTTCTGCCAATAAAGTAACCGCTCCGATGTATATCGTAAATCCTTTGCAGCAGGCGGGTATGAAACTTTCAGATTTGACCAGTACGCATCCGCCGATTTCAGAGCGTGTAAAAATTTTGCGGGGAATGTCGGGCGCATCTTTTGCGGATTATTCAGACGCATTTAAAAAAACAACGAGACATTCGACTCCTATACCGTCGTCGTCTTTGAAGCAGGAAACTGTTGAGATTCGGCCGGCATCAGAGCAGGGGCCGGTATCGGCCAAAGGGCAGCACAGGAATATTGGCGATATAATGTTCAAGACTTCTGGATTTAAGTTCGTAAATTGCAACTGCGGATTAAGAATGAAAATTCCGCCGAATTTCAAAGCTGACACTGTGCAGTGTCCAAGATGCGGAACGACACATACGATTTAA